The Morococcus cerebrosus sequence GGTCTGCGTCGCATCCGCCAGAATCAGGAACGCGCCGATTTGCGGGGCGATGGTCGTACCCAATGAGTTGAATGCCTGCACCAAAGTCAGCGTAGCGGATTCTTTGCCCGGTTTCGCCAACAAGGTTACATACGGGTTGCCTGCAACCTGCAATAGGGTTACGCCTGAAGCAAGAATGAAGAGCGCGCCCAAGAAAGTCGGGTAAGAGTGACTGCCCGCAGCGGGATAAAACAGCAAGCATCCGACGGCGGTCAGCAAGAAGCCGCCGATGACGCCGTTTTTATAGCCGATTTTACCGACGAGATGCCCCATCGGAATCGACATGATGGCATAGGCGGTAAAAAAACAGAATTGAATCAGCATCGCCTGAACATAAGTCAGCTCGAAAATTTCTTTCAGATGCGGAATCAGGATGTCGTTCATGCAGGTGATGAAACCCATCATGAAGAAGAGCGTGGTCAGGACGACCAGCGCGGAATTATGGTTTTGTTGTGATGGCGCAGACATGATTTGCCTTTCGATTTATTGGAATTGACCGTACAAACAGTTAATATCCGTTAATAACGGGCCGAATCATACTGGCTTTTGCCATTCTTGCAAACACTGGAAATGCGCCGACTACATAGAGTTTCAGCAAGATTCTGTCCGATAACGCATTTTTATAGACAGAATCCGTCTGAATTTTACAATTAACCTACCCGCAAACGACTTAAAATCTTATTTCAGACGACCTTTGACCTGACGCAAACTTATCCGCCATGCCCCTCATTTACGCCTATCTCGGACTCGCCGCCTCCGCCTTTACCTCCGCCACCATCCTGCCCGGCACGTCCGAAGCCGCCTTCGCCGCGTTTATCTACACCTATCCCGAACAGGCATACGGCGCGTGGTTGTGCGCCGGACTGGCAAACGGCTTGGGCAGCATGGTTTCCTATTGGATGGGGCGGCTGATTCCGTCCAAGAAAAGGTCGTCTGAAAAGACCCTGCGCCTGCTCCGACGCTGGGGCACCCTGCCCCTTTTGTTTGCCTGGCTGCCCGTCATCGGCGACGCGCTGCCCATTGCCGCAGGCTGGCTCAGGCTCAACCCCTACACCTCCGCACTCATGCTCCTGACCGGAAAAATCCTGCGCTACGGCATCATCCTCGCCGGTATCAAAGGCATGATGTAAACCATTTGCGCAAAACCTGCCGCATTCATTTTCAGACGACCTGAAACAGCGTAAAATCCCAAAGGAAATATCCCGTCCCTTCATTTTTTGCAAAGCGAGAAACCATGTTCTTCAAGCACATCGAAGCCGCCCCCGCAGACCCCATCTTAGGCTTGGGCGAAGCATTCAAAGCCGAAACCCGTCCCGAAAAAGTCAACCTCGGCATCGGCGTTTATAAAGACGCATCCGGCGCGACCCCCATCGTCAAAGCCGTCAAAGAAGCCGAAAAACGCCTGCTCGAGAGCGAAACCACCAAAAACTACCTCACCATCGACGGCGTTGCCGACTACAACGAGCAAACCCAAATCCTTCTTTTCGGCGCAGACCACGAAATCGTCGCCAGCCGCCGCGCCAAAACCGCCCAAAGCCTCGGCGGCACAGGCGCATTGCGTATTGCCGCCGAGTTCGCCAAACGCCAGTTGAACGCACAAACCGTCTGGATTTCCAACCCCACCTGGCCCAACCACAACGCCATCTTCAAAGCCGTCGGCATCCAAGACAAGCCTTACCGCTACTACGACGCCGCCAAACACGGCCTAGACTGGGACGGCATGATTGAAGACCTGAGCCAAGCGCAAAAAGGCGACATCGTCCTCTTGCACGGCTGCTGCCACAACCCCACCGGTATCGACCCTACTCCCGAACAATGGGAAACCCTCGCCAAACTCTCCGCCGAAAAAGGCTGGCTGCCCCTGTTTGACTTCGCCTACCAAGGCTTCGGCAACGGCCTCGAAGAAGACGCATACGGCTTGCGCACCTTCCTGAAATACAACAAAGAATTGCTCATCGCCAGCTCCTATTCCAAAAACTTCGGCATGTATAACGAACGCGTCGGCGCATTTACCTTAGTCGCAGAAGACGAAGCAACCGCTGCCCGCGCCCACAGCCAAGTCAAAACCATCATCCGCACCCTCTACTCCAACCCAGCCTCACACGGCGCGAACACCATCGCCCTCGTGTTGAAAGACGCGGATTTGAAAGCACAATGGATTGCCGAACTCGACGAAATGCGCGGCCGCATCAAAGCCATGCGTCAAAAATTCGTCGAACTGCTCAAAGCCAAAGGCGCAAATCAGGACTTCGATTTCATCATCGAACAAAACGGCATGTTCTCCTTCAGCGGCCTCACGCCCGAACAAGTCGACCGCCTGAAAAACGAGTTCGCCATCTACGCCGTGCGCTCCGGCCGCATCAACGTCGCCGGTATTACCGATGACAACATCGATTACCTGTGCGAAAGCATCGTGAAAGTGTTGTAGTCCGCATCAGGCAATACCAAAAGGTCGTCTGAAAACCTAAATACCGTTTTCAGACGACCTTTCCCCACCTTTTGACACAACAACCCCTTAAAGCATCACATTATGAGACCCACACTAGACGTCATCATCCCCTGCTACAACTCCGCCGCCACCCTTCAAGCGGCTGTCGAAAGCGCCGTTTCCCAACCCGCCGTCGAAAACGTCTGGCTGATTGACGACGCCTCCATCGACGACACACGCCTTATCATGAGCGACCTCACCGCCATCCATCCGAAAGTCCGTTGCGAATACATGCTCGAAAACGGCGGCGCCGCCAAAGCCCGCAACTGGGGCGCCATGCAAAGCCAAGCCGACTTCATCGCCTTCCTCGACGCCGACGACGTCTATGAAAACAACGTCCTCAACGCCACCTACCTCGGCTTGGAAGCCTACTCCTACCTCAGCCTGGTCCGCCTCAAATTGCGTCCCGTCGGCTTTCCCGAACACTACCTCAACCACCCGCAATTCCCCACCGCATGGGAAAGGCTGCAAATGACCGGCGGCGGCAACACCGTATTCCGCCGCAGCATCTTTCTCGCCTGCGGCGGCTTTCCGCAAGACGAACTCTTCCGAATCTTCGGCGGCGAAGATGCCGCACTCAGCATCGCCCTGACCCGCAACAGCGTCGTCGGCTACCTCTTTGAAGAACGCGATCCCGCCGTCAGACACAACTACCGCCCCGGCATCCACGCCGAGCGCCTGCTCGATGCCGAACTTTTCGGCAAAACCATCCCCGGACTGACCATAGACCACCAAAACGAAGCCGAAGCCGTCACCCGCCGCATCGGCCGCCGCCTTCAAGAAGTCAAAGCACACTCAACCTTCGAAGAAGCCGGCACCATGCCGCTCTACCCCGAGTACGAATAAGCAGGCATCAACGCCAAAACCCGTCCGAACGGTTGCATCACATTGCTTAAAGCAAAAAGGTCGGCGGATTCGCATTTGAAGTGCAACTTTCCATAACAGAAAAAGGCCAGTATGCGGTAGCATACGGCCTTTCCTGCAAGAAAGATTGCCATGAGCTACACACAACTGACCCAAGACGAACGATACCATATCCAATACCTGTCCCGCCACTGCACCATCGCCGAAATCGCCAAACAGCTCAACCGCCACAAAAGCACCATCAGCCGAGAAATCAAGCGGCACTGCATCCAAGGACAGCAATACAGCGCCGAAAAAGCACAGAAGCAAAGCCGGCTGACCAAACAGCACCGGCGAAAACCCTATAAGCTCGATTCGCAGCTGGTTCAACACATCGACACCCTTATCCGCCGCAAACTCAGTCCCGAACAAGTATGTGCCTACCTGCATAAACACCACGGGATCACACTCCATCACAGCACTATTTACCGCTACCTCCGCCAAGACAAAAGCAACGGCGGCACTTTGTGGCAACACCTCAGAATATGCAGCAAACCCTACCGCAAACGCTACGGCAGCACATGGACCAGAGGCAAAGTGCCCGACCGCGTCGGCATAGAGAACCGACCTGCTATCGTCGACCGGAAAACCCGCATCGGCGATTGGGAGGCCGACACCATCGTCGGCAAAAATCAGAAAAGCGCGTTATTGACCTTGGTCGAACGCACTACCCGCTACACCATCATCTGCAAATTAAAGAACTTAAAAGCCGAAGACACTGCCCGGGCGGCCATTAGGGTATTAAAGGCATATAAAGCCAGAGTCCACACCATCACCATGGATAACGGCAAAGAGTTCTACCAACACACCAAAATAGCCAAAGCCTTGAAGGCGAAAACCTATTTTTGCCGCCCTTACCATTCTTGGGAGAAAGGGCTGAATGAGAACACCAATGGACTCATCCGGCAATATTTCCCCAAACAAACCGATTTCCGAAACATCAGCGATCGGGAGATACGCAGGGTTCAAGATGAGTTGAACCACCGGCCGAGAAAAACACTTGGCTACGAAACGCCAAGTGTTTTATTCTTAAATCTGTTCCAACCACTGGTACCCTAGTGTTGCACTTGAAATCCGAATCCAAGGTCGTCTGAAATCTTGTTTTCAGACGACCTTTATTCATATAGTGGATTAACTTTAAATCAGGACAAGGCGACGAAGCCGCAGACAATACAGATAGTACGGAACCGATTCACTTGGTGCTTCAGTACCTTAGAGAATCGTTCTCTTTGAGCTAGGCGAGGCAACGCCGTACTGGTTTAAAGTTAATACACTATAACAAACAAACCCGTATCAAAACCGTAACGGGCAGGCTGTAACAATCTCAAAACATACCGGCAAATAAAAAAGCCCGGACATTTGTCCAGGCTTTTTAAATTTGGTGGGTCGTGAGCGATTCGAACGCTCGACCAACGGATTAAAAGTCCGCTGCTCTACCGACTGAGCTAACGACCCGATAAGCTGCGAATTATAGAAGGCGGCACTTTTCGTGTCAAGCAATTTTCTCAAAACAACAAGATTAAATCTTTAAATATTTGATTTTCCGATTATTCGCTTTAGCATAATCTTCAGCACTACAAAGTCGTCTGAAACTGTTTGAAAGGCTTTCAGACGACCTCTGCCCGTTATTCCACTACGATTTTTGGGAAGCGGCTGCTGAAATCTTTGCCTTTGTCTGCAATGGTCAGGGCGATTTGGAAGGCTGCGTCGGTGTAGATTTTGGCAATGGCGGGATGTTCGTCAAACAACTGTTTCGCCGCGCCGCCGTCCATTGCTTCGCGTACGGGCAGGCTTAACGGAAGCTGTCCGAGCAGCGGGACATTCAGACGACCTGCCAAGTTTTTGCCGCCTTCCGAACCGAAAATAGCTTCGGCGTGGCCGCAGTTGGAGCAGATATGTACCGACATGTTTTCCAGTACGCCGAAAATCGGAATATTGACTTTGTGGAACATATCGACTGCTTTGCGCGCGTCAATCAGGGCAATGTCTTGCGGCGTGGTAACGACGACTGAACCGGTTACGGGGATTTTCTGCGACAGGGTAAGCTGGATGTCGCCTGTACCCGGCGGCAGGTCGATAAAGAGGTAGTCCACTTCGTCCCACTCGCTTTGGAACATCAACTGCTGCAAGGCTTGGCTGACCATCGGGCCGCGCCAAACAACGGCTTGATCGGTATCGACCAAAAAACCGATAGACATCACTTGGATGCCGCTGTCGGCTTCGACGGGAACCAGTTTTTTGTTTTGTTGGTCGGGTTTGCGGTCTTGCACACCCAACATGGTCGGCTGGCTGGGGCCGTAGAGGTCGGCATCCAGCACGCCCACGCGTGCACCCATGCGTGCCATGGCGGTGGCGAGATTGGCGGTGGTGGTGGATTTGCCGACACCGCCTTTGCCGGATGCAACGGCAATGATGTTTTTGACGCCTTTGATGGTGGCGACGCCGGGCTGTACTTTGTGCGTTGTGATTTCAGTGTCAATGCTGAGGTGGATATGCGCATCGCCCGTGATGCCGATGACGGCTTCTTGCAGGCTGTTGGCGATGTCGGCGGCGATATGCCCGACGGGGAATCCGAATTTCAGTCCGATATGGAGGCCGTCGGAACGTTCTTCCAATAGTTTGACGGCTTTTTCGCTGCCGAGCGTGCGTTCGGTACCGGGGATTTTTACTGCTTCGATTGCGGCGGAAATGGCGGGGATATTCATGTTGTTCTCTCTGATGCGGTGGCGTTTGAAACAGAACGAATGATACCGTATTGCCTTGTTCGGACGCAAAATATTGCGGGCTTGGCGTTTCAGACGACCTTTCGCATGAAATGCCAAGCCCGCGGGGAAATGCGTATAATGACCGCCTGACAAAATTTGTAAGCATCAAAATAAGATTATGGACATTTCCGATTTCGATTTCACCCTGCCCGACCGATTAATTGCCCAGCATCCGCCCGAAGTGCGCGGCAGCAGCCGTCTTTTGGTCGCACTGCCCGATATGCCGCTGCAAGACCGCGTGTTCGGCGATTTGCCTGATTATATTGAGGCGGGCGACGTTTTGGTGTTCAACAACACCAAAGTCATGAAAGCGCGGCTGTTCGGGCAAAAAGAGAGCGGCGGAAAAATCGAGGCCTTAATAGAGCGCGTTTTGGACAACCACACCGCGCTGGCGCACATCCGCTCGTCCAAATCGCCCAAACCCGGCACGAAGCTGATTTTTGAAGGCGATATTTGTGCCGTCATGGTGGAGCGTGCGGACGAACTGTTTTGCCTGCGCTTTGAAGGCGAACAAACCGTTTACGAACTTCTGGAGCAAAACGGCCATTTGCCGCTGCCGCCTTATATCGAACGCGCTGCCGGCGCGGATGACGACACACGCTATCAAACCGTCTATGCCAAACATCAGGGCGCGGTCGCTGCGCCGACGGCAGGTTTGCATTTTACAGACGAGCTTTTAGGTCGTCTGAAAGCCAAAGGCGTGGAAACAGCGGAAGTCACCCTGCACGTCGGCGCGGGAACGTTCCAGCCCGTGCGCGTGGACAAAATCGAAGAACACAAAATGCACAGCGAATGGTTTGACGTACCGCCCGAAACCGTCGCCGCCATCGAAGCCGCCCATGCGCGCGGAAACAAAGTTTGGGCAGTCGGCACCACTTCCATGCGCGCCCTCGAATCCGCCGCGCGCGAGACAGGTCGTCTGAAAGCGGGACAGGGCGACACCGATATTTTTATCACGCCGGGCTACCGCTTCCGCGTCATCGACCGCCTGATTACCAATTTCCACCTGCCCAAATCCACGCTTCTGATGCTCGTCAGCGCGTTTTCGAGCATGGAACACATCCGTTCGGTATACCGCCATGCGGTCGAACATGAATACCGGTTTTTCAGCTACGGGGACGCGATGGTTTTGGGGCGGAGAGAAATGGACATCGAGGATTAAAAGATACTGCTCCTCCTGCCGCCCTTCCCGCCCTGGAAATTTGCTTTTGAATCCGGCAACGGTTTTTAAACGCTTATTTCGTAAAATTTCCTATGGATTCCCGCCCGCGCGGGAATAACGGCAGGAACCTTATTATTTCGGTTCGCCATCAGTCTCCCGGTTCAATATGAAACCGGCTTTAATGCATGAAGTCGAACTTCAATTATTTGCATCTTCCTTTTCTTGATTGGTTTTCCTGAAAATTCGTCTAACAAAAACATAGGGAAGAAATATTGAAAGAAAATTCAAAGTCCCCTGAATAAAATTCAAATTCCAACTGTATTTATTGATATAGCCGAGAAGGAACATATCGGATAAAAAATATAGAAATTGATAACAAGCTATGACCAATATGACGAAAAATATAAACTGCTTCCAGTTTTTCATAGAATACCTCACACCATTTCCAAAAGTTCCGACGCTGCCAACGATAAATCCCTTCCCTTGCTGCTTCATGCTTTTCCTGATTGAAGCCCGTCAGTAGGTTTTTCAATAACAAATATTCATTATTGCCGATGCATTCTAAAGCTTTTTCAGACTCATCCGTACTTATTCCCCATCAAATACCCTTTACATTCAGCCGCAGCTTGATGTCGTCTGAAAACGGGGTTACGTTGAGGTTGATGATGGAAGGTCGTCTGAAAACTTTTCAGACGACCTTTTCCACATCCTCATCTCAAACGTGATGGATAACCAGCTTCTTGCCCTGATAGTCCAATACGTCCACATCTATATCAAACAAATCTTTAATATTTTCAGCGGTAAAGATGTCGTTCGGCGCGCCGGTCATGGCGACTTGCCCGTTTTTCATGGCGACGACGTGGTCGGCGTAGGCGGCGGCTTGGTTGATGTCATGCAGGACGACGACGGTAGTGCGCTTGTGTTCGCGGGTCAGCCGTTGGAGCAGCTGCATGAGGGCGCGGGCGTGGTACATGTCGAGGTTGTTGAGCGGTTCGTCCAAGAGGACGTAATCGGTGCTTTGGCAGAAGACCATGGCAATCATGGCGCGTTGGCGTTGTCCGCCGGAGAGTTCGGTCAGGTAGCGGTTGGCGAAGCTGTCCAGTTTGAACTCGGAAAGTGCGTTTTCGACGATGGCGAGGTCTTCGGGGGTCGGCCTGCCTTGGTGGTAGGGATAACGCCCGAACATGAGCAGGTCGCGTACGGTGATGCGGCTCATGACGCTGTTTTCTTGGGTTAGGATGGAGAGCGTTTTTGCCAGCTCGGCGGTGGGCGTGGTCGAAACATCTTTGCCGGCGTAGCTGATGCTGCCCTGTTCCAGCGGGCGGAGGCGTGCCATGAAGGAGAGGAGCGTGGATTTGCCTGCGCCGTTGGGACCGATGAGCGCGGTGATGCCGCCTTCGGGGATGTCTAGGCTGACGTTGTTGAGGATGGGGTTGCCGCCGATGTGGAAGCTGACGTTGCGGATGGTAATCATGATGGGTGTGATGTGTGGATTTGTTTTCAGACGACCTCCGAACATGAGAGGTCGTCTGAAAAGGATGGGCTTCAGATTTCGCGAACGATGACGAATTGGGGATTGTCTGCCAAATCAATCAAGAAGGCTTTGACACGCGCCTGCCAGAGTTCGCCAAAGCGTTTGAGTTCTTCTGCGGTGGCGATACCGCTGACGGCTTTGGGCATGATGTCGCGCATTTCGGGGGCGAAGGGCTGCATGGCGGCGTTGAGGCTGACGGCGACGGTTTTGCCGTTGTCTTTGCGGCGCAGGGTCAGCGTGCCTTCGATGTCGGCATCGAAACTCAACAGGTTGCGGCGGGCGAAGCGTCCTTGCGGGCCGACGCCGCCGAAGCCGGTTTCGGGAGCGGCGCCGGTTAAGAGTTGGACGACGGATGCGGTAACGCCGACCGTGCCTTCGTCGCGCGCGCCCTGCATGGCGGCTTCGATTCCGCCGCGCTGCGGCAGATCGCTGCCGTAAAGTGCTTTCAAGCCTTTAAGCGTCATGAGGTACGCGCCTGCGACGGTGGGGCAGGAGTGTCCGCACAGGCGGACGGCATCAGCGTAGCGATACTGCATGATGCCCTCCTCTGCCGCGCCGAGAAATTCGGCGAGCGCGTCTTGGACGGTCAGCGTCGGGGCTTGCTCGAAAAATTCGGGAAAGTGTTCTTGAGTCATACGGTATCCTTTTGCTTTAAAGAGGTCGTCTGAATCTGTTTTCAGACGACCTTTGTGCTTATTTCAACAGGGTGCGTTTATCGTTGATAAACATTTCGGCAATTTTACTTGAACCGAACGGGTTGAGGTGGTTGGTATCGAAATACACCGGCAGCCCGTCTATGAGTTTGTCCGCGGGGATGTACTGCATAAAGTCAACCCACTGCACGCCGCGGTGCTGCTTCACGATTTTTTCGACTTCGTCTTCCGACTTGGCGGAATCGAGGACCTCTTCTTTTTTATCCTCTGAAACATAATTGATGTCGATGCCGAGCTTTTGTCTCAGATAATAACGCCGCAACGGCAACTGCCCGTCCATAGGCGTATCGGCCAAAACGTACACTTTTTTTCCCGCCTTCACCAAATCCTCCAGCATTGTGTTGAACCGTTCCAAAAATTCCGGTTTGGCGGTATGGAGGAACCAGCGTTGCGAAATGATGATGACAGGATAGTCTTTGGTTTTTTGTTCGATAAACCTGTTATACGGATTGCAGCGGTCAGCGCGGCGGTCGCTGTCGGGCAGGACGAATCCGAACGCGGTGGCGCAGCTGTTGGACGTGATAACGTCTGCCGACCAGCCTTCTTTTTTGCCGACGATGTCGAGGAACGGGCTCAAATGGGCGGCATGCGAGTCGCCGATGACCAAAACTTCAGGTTTTTGGTTTGCCGCGCCGACGGCGCAGTCGGTTTTGGTCAGCGTGTCCGCGCAAATTTTGCTTTCATCAGCCTTGTACAAACTGCTTTCAAACGCGGCGGGTTTGGCGGTCATCAGGTAGGTTGCTGCAGGAATCAGCAGCGCGAAATAAGCCGCCATGCTCCATTTGAATTTCGCCGTCGTAAAATTCTTCGCCTTCCGCGCCGGTGTTTCCACAAAATAATAAGACAACACCGACAACAGCAGCATGATGATGACAGCCAATGCCGATGCGGCAAGCGGCAGCTGGGCGTCCATATAAATGTAGCGCATGAGCGCCAACACCACCCAGTGCCACAAATACAGCGAATACGAAATCAGGCCGATAAACACTACGGGCTTGAGGCTCAACAGTTTGGACGTATTGAAACCTTCCTGCATCTGCAATGATTTGCCCGAATAAATCAAACCGCCGACCGCTAGACAGCAAAGCAGCCGTTCGATGTTTCCCGCGCCGGGCAGGACGCCGTAGGGCAACACCAGAGTGGCGGCGATGACCGCCATCATCAGCCATCCGAATAGCGGCGTACTGGCTTTATCGTTTTGTTCGGCAGGCGGAATGAAGGCAAAAAGCGAACCGACAAGCAGCTCATAAGCGCGCACATGCGGCAGGAAATACGCCTCCATGCCCAAAGTCGGCAACAGCGCGGAAAACAGGCTGATGACAATCAGCAAAAGGATAAACGTCCGCACATTGCGCCGTTTGCTGAGACGGAAAAACAAAATCAGCAACGCGGGGAAAATAAAGTAAAACTGTTCTTCCAACGACAGAGACCAAATGTGCTGCAACGGCTTTTCCGTCGCATCCGCATCAAAATAGCCGCCGCGGCGGGCAAAGAACAGGTTGGCGGCAAACAGCAAGGCATAGACGGCGGATTTGACGTATTGGCGCAAATCGAAAGACAAAAAGAAAATGGCGGCAACGACCGTCGTGCAAAGCAATACACAGGCAAAGACAGGCAAGATGCGTTTGGCGCGGCGTTTGTAAAACTCAAGAAACGAAAAACTGCCGTCGCGAATCTCGCGGCTGATAATGGTCGTGATCAAATATCCCGACAACACGAAAAACATATCCACACCCAAAAAACCACCCGGCAGCCATTGGGGATCGATATGAAATACGATGACGGATAAAACGGCCAATGCCCGTATCCCGTCCAAATCAGGACGGTATTTCAACACTTTACTCATAACTCATACCTGATAGTAATCTCAGTGATGTTTACTATGAGTATAAACTCAATATTTAGTTTCACGCCCCCTATTAAATTTAAAGGGTGTACAAAATCAAAATACAGTCTGGAAATGATGAATTACCGCCTGAATTCAGGCTGGAAAAGTTTTCAGACGACCTACCGCTTGCGTTTCAGCACCAAATATAAAAACACCAGCCCGCCCGCAAATTCAACCACTACGCTCAACACCGCCTTCATGCCGAGCAGGTGTTCGAACACGGTTTGCCCGCCGACCAGCAGGATGCCGCCGACGCACACCGTCATCGGCAGCCGCACGCTATGGCGCACGCTCGGGGCAAAATGGTTGGCAAGCGCGGCAGCCAGCAGGCCGAAGAAGCTGACCGGCCCGACCACCGCCGTCGCCGTCGCCACGAGCGCGGCAATCCAAAGCAACAGCCACAAAGTATTGCGCGTGTAGTTTATGCCCAAATTAATCGTTTGGTCGCGTCCCAAAAGATGGACGTCCAGACGGTGCCGCTCGCGCCAAACCACCACCGCACTCGCCAGCAGAATCAGCGCGCCCACGCCCAAAAGCTCGCTGTGGACCGTATTGAAGTTCGCAAACATATTCGCCTGCGCCGCCGTAAATTCCTCCGGATCAATCATGCGCGTCAGCAGCGAAGAGAGGCTGCGGAACAAAATCCCGAAAATCACGCCGATTAAAATCATGCGCGACAAATCGCGTCCGCCCTGTCGGATGAGCGTGTAAAACAAAAGCAGCGAGCCGCCCATCATCATCACCAGCTCAAAGCCGAACTTGCCCGTCAGCGGCAGCGACGTATAGCCCACCCCGCCCAAAGCAAACAGCAAAAGCGTTTGCAAAAACACATACAGCGAGTCGAAGCCCAAAATCGAAGGTGTAAGGATCGGGTTGTTCGTCAACGTTTGGAAAAGCTGGGTCGAAACCCCGACCGCATACGCCACCAGCAGCAAAGCCGCCAGCTTGGTCAGCCGCAGTTGCAACACAAAATCCCAATCGCCTTGGATGTTCAAAGTCAGGAACAAGGTGCAACAAGCGAGCAGCAAGACAAACGCCGCCCACAGCGGACGGGAAGAACCCTGCATAAACGCAACCTTGTTCGGGCGAAGCGCGCTACGCTTGTTTTCAGACGACATGGGCAGGCTTCCTCAACAAAATCCACAAGAACAACACCGTACCCAACACACCGAACACGGTTGAGACCGGAATCTCAAACGGGAACACAATCACGCGCCCCAAAATATCGCACAAAAGCACCAGCGACGCGCCGAGCAAAGCCACCGCAGGCAGACTTTGGCGCAGCTTGTCGCCCATCAGGCGGCTGATGATGTTCGGCACGACCAGCCCGATAAACGGAATATTGCCGACCGTTACCAACACCAGCGACGTAATCAATGCGACAATCACCAAACCTACCCACAACACCGCCGTCCGGTTCAGACCCAGATTCACGCTCACCGTCTCGCCCAAGCCCAAAATCGTCAGTTGGTCGGCAATTAAATACGCCGCCAACGCCAAGCCGCCCGTCAGCCACAGCAATTCGTAACGCCCCAACAGCACGCCCGAAAAATCGCCCTGCTGCCACACGCTCAACATCTGCATCATCTCAAACTCATACGCGATAAACGTCGCCACCGCCTCGATAACGCCGCCGAAAATAATCCCTACCAGCGGCACCATCAACTGCGCCGTCGGCGGCAAACGGCGTATCAGCATCATAAACACCAGCATCCCCGCCAACGCCGCCGCAGCCGCCACCGACATTTTCGCCGTCAGCCCGGCAGCCGGAAACATCAGCGTCATCACCAACACACCCAACGCCGCGCTCTGACTTGCGCCCACCATAGACGGCTCGACAAAACGGTTGCGCATCAAAATCTGCATAATCATCCCCGCCACCGCCATCGATGCCCCCGTCAGCACAATCGCAAACGTGCGCGGCAGGCGGCTGACCAGCATCAATTCCGTGCTGTCAGACAAAGTCCAGCGAAACACATCCGCCCAGCGGAAATCGCCGACGCCCACCGACAGGCTGACGAGAAACAGCACCGCCAGCACAAAGCAGTTGATTAAATTTAAAGATAAAGGTTTGACGGACATAAGGAAAAAATGTGAAATATTTAAAACACGGCAACAGCCATGTTCGGCAATGTAATGCATCTTCGCCCTCTTACAGCATGAGAGGACACTTTGAATTTCGGCGTCTTTTAAAACAATCTCATCCTAAATACCTCATCGCTTCAGGATATGGCAAAGGACAAAATTGCTGTTATGGCAATCAAGGTCGTCT is a genomic window containing:
- a CDS encoding glycosyltransferase; protein product: MRPTLDVIIPCYNSAATLQAAVESAVSQPAVENVWLIDDASIDDTRLIMSDLTAIHPKVRCEYMLENGGAAKARNWGAMQSQADFIAFLDADDVYENNVLNATYLGLEAYSYLSLVRLKLRPVGFPEHYLNHPQFPTAWERLQMTGGGNTVFRRSIFLACGGFPQDELFRIFGGEDAALSIALTRNSVVGYLFEERDPAVRHNYRPGIHAERLLDAELFGKTIPGLTIDHQNEAEAVTRRIGRRLQEVKAHSTFEEAGTMPLYPEYE
- a CDS encoding amino acid aminotransferase, giving the protein MFFKHIEAAPADPILGLGEAFKAETRPEKVNLGIGVYKDASGATPIVKAVKEAEKRLLESETTKNYLTIDGVADYNEQTQILLFGADHEIVASRRAKTAQSLGGTGALRIAAEFAKRQLNAQTVWISNPTWPNHNAIFKAVGIQDKPYRYYDAAKHGLDWDGMIEDLSQAQKGDIVLLHGCCHNPTGIDPTPEQWETLAKLSAEKGWLPLFDFAYQGFGNGLEEDAYGLRTFLKYNKELLIASSYSKNFGMYNERVGAFTLVAEDEATAARAHSQVKTIIRTLYSNPASHGANTIALVLKDADLKAQWIAELDEMRGRIKAMRQKFVELLKAKGANQDFDFIIEQNGMFSFSGLTPEQVDRLKNEFAIYAVRSGRINVAGITDDNIDYLCESIVKVL
- a CDS encoding YqaA family protein translates to MPLIYAYLGLAASAFTSATILPGTSEAAFAAFIYTYPEQAYGAWLCAGLANGLGSMVSYWMGRLIPSKKRSSEKTLRLLRRWGTLPLLFAWLPVIGDALPIAAGWLRLNPYTSALMLLTGKILRYGIILAGIKGMM
- a CDS encoding IS30 family transposase — protein: MSYTQLTQDERYHIQYLSRHCTIAEIAKQLNRHKSTISREIKRHCIQGQQYSAEKAQKQSRLTKQHRRKPYKLDSQLVQHIDTLIRRKLSPEQVCAYLHKHHGITLHHSTIYRYLRQDKSNGGTLWQHLRICSKPYRKRYGSTWTRGKVPDRVGIENRPAIVDRKTRIGDWEADTIVGKNQKSALLTLVERTTRYTIICKLKNLKAEDTARAAIRVLKAYKARVHTITMDNGKEFYQHTKIAKALKAKTYFCRPYHSWEKGLNENTNGLIRQYFPKQTDFRNISDREIRRVQDELNHRPRKTLGYETPSVLFLNLFQPLVP
- the apbC gene encoding iron-sulfur cluster carrier protein ApbC, with the protein product MNIPAISAAIEAVKIPGTERTLGSEKAVKLLEERSDGLHIGLKFGFPVGHIAADIANSLQEAVIGITGDAHIHLSIDTEITTHKVQPGVATIKGVKNIIAVASGKGGVGKSTTTANLATAMARMGARVGVLDADLYGPSQPTMLGVQDRKPDQQNKKLVPVEADSGIQVMSIGFLVDTDQAVVWRGPMVSQALQQLMFQSEWDEVDYLFIDLPPGTGDIQLTLSQKIPVTGSVVVTTPQDIALIDARKAVDMFHKVNIPIFGVLENMSVHICSNCGHAEAIFGSEGGKNLAGRLNVPLLGQLPLSLPVREAMDGGAAKQLFDEHPAIAKIYTDAAFQIALTIADKGKDFSSRFPKIVVE
- the queA gene encoding tRNA preQ1(34) S-adenosylmethionine ribosyltransferase-isomerase QueA, with protein sequence MDISDFDFTLPDRLIAQHPPEVRGSSRLLVALPDMPLQDRVFGDLPDYIEAGDVLVFNNTKVMKARLFGQKESGGKIEALIERVLDNHTALAHIRSSKSPKPGTKLIFEGDICAVMVERADELFCLRFEGEQTVYELLEQNGHLPLPPYIERAAGADDDTRYQTVYAKHQGAVAAPTAGLHFTDELLGRLKAKGVETAEVTLHVGAGTFQPVRVDKIEEHKMHSEWFDVPPETVAAIEAAHARGNKVWAVGTTSMRALESAARETGRLKAGQGDTDIFITPGYRFRVIDRLITNFHLPKSTLLMLVSAFSSMEHIRSVYRHAVEHEYRFFSYGDAMVLGRREMDIED